The following proteins come from a genomic window of Miscanthus floridulus cultivar M001 chromosome 2, ASM1932011v1, whole genome shotgun sequence:
- the LOC136539653 gene encoding protein NEGATIVE GRAVITROPIC RESPONSE OF ROOTS-like has translation MGIINWMQSRFHGKTENRIFDGATATSAYRGAAAQERQQTIIQESEKHLDAEPWPQAGLLSIGTFGNEEPPPATAQEQEQDLPEFTVEEVKKLQDALAMLLRRAKSKSSARGSAAGEDRPPLDRFLNCPSCLEVDRRVQTTTKHGECDGHEGEGDLSPDTKIILTRARDLLDSGGSIKQRSFKFLLKKMFACNGGFSAALPRSLKDPIESRMEKFFRTVIGKKMNARSGNGSATLRKYFLEDGTKGKRRGGRRCGCQEEEEEEEEEEEEREESCRWDRTDSEFIVLEI, from the exons ATGGGG ATCATCAACTGGATGCAGAGCAGATTTCATGGGAAGACGGAGAACAGAATCTTTGACGGCGCAACGGCCACCAGTGCATATAGAG GCGCTGCAGCCCAAGAGAGACAACAGACGATCATTCAGGAATCAGAGAAGCATCTCGACGCCGAGCCATGGCCTCAGGCTGGCCTCCTCTCCATCGGCACTTTCGGCAACGAGGAGCCTCCACCGGCGAcagcgcaggagcaggagcaggacctGCCGGAGTTCACCGTGGAGGAGGTGAAGAAGCTCCAGGACGCGCTGGCCATGCTCCTGCGGCGCGCCAAGTCCAAGTCGAGCGCCCGTGGCTCCGCAGCCGGCGAGGACAGGCCGCCGCTGGACAGGTTCCTCAACTGCCCATCCTGCCTGGAGGTGGACAGGAGGGTCCAGACGACGACGAAGCACGGCGAGTGCGACGGCCACGAAGGAGAAGGAGACCTCTCGCCGGACACCAAGATCATACTGACCAGGGCCAGGGACCTGCTCGACAGCGGCGGCAGCATCAAGCAGAGGTCGTTCAAGTTCCTGCTCAAGAAGATGTTCGCCTGCAATGGCGGCTTCTCAGCGGCGCTGCCTCGGAGCTTGAAGGACCCAATAGAGTCAAGAATGGAGAAG TTCTTCCGAACGGTGATTGGGAAGAAGATGAATGCCAGGTCGGGCAACGGATCGGCGACGTTGAGGAAATACTTCTTGGAGGATGGAACCAAAGGGAAGAGGCGAGGTGGTCGCCGTTGTGGTtgccaagaggaggaggaggaggaggaggaggaggaggaggagagggaagagAGCTGCAGGTGGGACAGAACAGATTCTGAAT TCATTGTTTTGGAGATATGA